One Leptidea sinapis chromosome 32, ilLepSina1.1, whole genome shotgun sequence genomic region harbors:
- the LOC126974326 gene encoding uncharacterized protein LOC126974326 gives MAKNQINNVMQGNYIKRNLLENYCDNKEDLADHSVCSCKECDSTECFAIRSAFSSNARTCKECKQFKNNINRAKENALKNKTILISESSKNINSSKEMITKHTGNDSSWHKLVKSDVCHDSETYEVKLKNHTGSYFSDIRKKCSSIHIPTAEPPVVNNTTAELSAQIILDGLNDYPTARSLLTKPATETKPDIFTRLRNVYKECSCKICECISVKPFLSSRDNNTKICSCKSCYCDDCKISFASNDLLHKKLGEPEFNPVYSNRKNNRYHFNSSACTCSPCQCIQCKLSGIQISTTHTVAQAEYSVQHNTCDCSPCECSNCTHNYNNTSNLHGRSIATATQEFCPCEICTNNMCSSGTNCLCETQNSVMRKPIKRDHDEYDIRRLYINNLSSPHRNAARKYDVFYMQDEGNTKAKICAHKSDSKNILREKSDSASPLHCDSQDYPSVRINSKKLPPDCELLNCRFQNDDYHAPIFGNSLIYCNSNIEISNQCNCIECECITCQARLGKGNFDRKMISYCKSNIPTKISNSCDYKPCECYIYRKHCNGSEKCVCNVCDCMNSKDIDTSNRIYLNNVTRYASFITHKKENVTSKSCESVDCSKMKKSPKLVNTFETFENEAQFENIKSDFKEQSLSILGESQYITIMEPSAIKQTKEISYTPVSPVFSRNFFDCNRVAVEHDIDSDLYISARSSIVYCSRDKIIDTPISDSERLRKVSSLLNEISLYSDLHTIEKRGSVSNEMSYEKDAPKNYLKITEQDVTLPMLDDCNNLIINTNGKSVNDSNNPSSTQIEKQSNNLETKSNIGNKNTNCLMNVFCTQEYNLNYKKIENTLREAQSFSNRLNVILDTYENANKNFVSVSQSLKNSYEAITLGVNATHYRKSVENWDDDWRPRSEFKKITKYDKNNKNSLNNANRRQKLVNSEYTK, from the coding sequence ATGGCAAAGAACCAAATTAATAATGTGATGCAAGggaattatataaaaagaaatttacTCGAAAATTATTGTGACAATAAAGAAGATTTAGCTGATCATTCCGTCTGTTCGTGTAAGGAATGTGATTCAACTGAATGTTTTGCAATACGAAGTGCTTTCTCCAGTAATGCCCGCACTTGCAAAGAGTGCAagcagtttaaaaataatattaatcggGCTAAGGAAAACGCACTgaagaataaaacaatactgATATCTGAATCATCCAAAAACATTAATTCTTCTAAAGAAATGATTACTAAGCATACTGGAAACGATTCCAGTTGGCACAAATTAGTTAAATCTGACGTTTGTCATGACAGCGAAACTTATGAAGTCAAACTGAAAAATCATACAGGTTCTTACTTTTCggatataagaaaaaaatgttcAAGCATCCATATTCCTACCGCTGAGCCGCCGGTCGTGAACAATACAACAGCTGAGCTCAGTGCGCAAATCATCTTGGATGGTTTAAATGACTATCCGACTGCACGTAGTCTTTTAACTAAACCCGCAACTGAAACAAAGCCTGATATATTTACTCGCCTCCGAAACGTTTACAAGGAGTGCAGCTGCAAAATATGCGAATGCATTTCTGTAAAGCCTTTCTTATCCTCAAGAgataacaatacaaaaatatgcTCGTGTAAGTCTTGCTATTGCGACGATTGCAAAATTAGTTTTGCTTCCAACGATTTGTTACATAAGAAACTAGGCGAACCAGAATTTAATCCTGTTTATAGCAACAGAAAGAACAATCGTTACCATTTCAATTCAAGTGCTTGTACATGTTCGCCCTGCCAATGTATTCAGTGCAAGTTATCAGGCATACAAATATCGACAACGCACACTGTTGCGCAGGCTGAATATTCTGTACAACATAATACTTGTGATTGCTCCCCTTGTGAATGTTCTAACTGTACCCACAATTACAACAACACTTCCAATCTACACGGAAGATCTATAGCAACCGCTACACAAGAATTTTGTCCTTGTGAAATTTGTACAAACAATATGTGTAGTAGCGGAACGAACTGTCTTTGTGAAACTCAGAATAGTGTGATGAGGAAACCAATAAAAAGAGATCATGATGAGTACGACATAAGGAGGTTGTATATCAATAATTTGTCATCTCCACACAGGAACGCCGCAAGAAAATATGATGTGTTCTATATGCAAGACGAGGGCAATACAAAAGCGAAAATTTGTGCGCACAAATCTGattcaaaaaatattcttaGGGAAAAATCTGACTCTGCATCTCCACTACATTGCGACAGTCAGGACTATCCAAGCGTAAGGATAAATTCAAAGAAGCTTCCTCCTGACTGTGAACTCCTTAATTGCAGGTTTCAGAATGATGATTACCATGCGCCAATATTTGGCAATAGCCTTATCTATTGTAACTCCAACATTGAAATAAGTAACCAATGCAATTGTATTGAGTGTGAATGCATCACGTGTCAGGCTCGTTTAGGAAAGGGCAACTTTGATAGAAAGATGATATcatactgtaaaagtaatataccAACAAAAATATCCAATTCTTGTGATTACAAACCTTgcgaatgttatatttatagaaaacaTTGTAATGGATCAGAGAAATGTGTATGTAACGTTTGTGACTGCATGAATAGTAAAGATATAGATACCTCAAATAgaatctatttaaataatgttacacGTTATGCTAGCTTTATAACACATAAAAAGGAAAATGTCACAAGCAAATCATGTGAATCTGTGGATTGCTCGAAAATGAAGAAATCTCCTAAACTCGTAAATACATTCGAAACTTTTGAAAATGAAGCTCAATTCGAAAATATCAAGAGCGATTTTAAAGAACAATCACTTTCAATTTTAGGAGAATCGCAATATATAACTATTATGGAACCAAGTGCGATTAAGCAAACTAAGGAAATATCATATACACCAGTTTCCCCGGTTTTTTCACGTAACTTTTTTGACTGTAATAGAGTTGCCGTGGAGCATGATATTGATTCTGATTTATACATAAGTGCAAGAAGTTCCATTGTTTATTGCTCGCGAgataaaataatagatacacCAATATCTGATAGCGAACGCTTACGTAAAGTATCCTCATTACtgaatgaaatttctttatatAGTGACCTTCACACTATAGAAAAAAGGGGATCGGTATCAAATGAAATGTCTTATGAAAAAGACGCACCGAagaactatttaaaaataactgagCAAGACGTAACCCTTCCCATGTTAGATGATTGCAACAATTTAATCATCAATACAAATGGTAAGTCTGTAAATGACAGTAACAATCCCAGTTCTACACAGATCGAAAAACAGAGCAATAATTTAGAAACAAAAAGTAATATTGgcaataaaaatacaaactgTCTAATGAACGTTTTTTGTACgcaagaatataatttaaattataagaaaattgaGAATACCTTGCGCGAGGCACAGAGTTTTTCAAATCGACTAAATGTAATTTTGGATACATACGAGAATGCGAATAAAAACTTTGTCAGTGTGTCACAGAGCTTAAAAAATAGTTACGAAGCAATAACTCTCGGTGTCAATGCAACCCACTATAGAAAAAGTGTTGAAAATTGGGACGATGATTGGAGACCTAGAAgtgaattcaaaaaaattactaaatacgacaaaaataataaaaattcattaaataatgcAAATAGAAGACAAAAGTTGGTAAATTCAGAATATACTAAA